The sequence below is a genomic window from Anaerocolumna chitinilytica.
GCTACTTTGGGATAAGGATATTTCGTATCGTAAGCAGGAAGCCGTAGGTAAGTATGAAAAGCTCTTAGCCGAGGAAATTGATTTCTGGAAATTCGTACAATATAAATTCAAGGAACAGTGGAACAGAGTAAAGAAATATGCAAATATCAACGGAATATCTATTATTGGTGATATACCGCTGTATGTTGCAATGGATAGCAGTGATGTATGGGTTCACGGGGATTTATTTGAACTGGATGAAAGAAAGAAACCCATTCATGTAGCAGGAGTACCCCCGGATATGTTCTCCGCCGATGGACAGAGATGGGGTAACCCTCTGTACCGCTGGGATGTAATGGAGAAAGAAGATTTTAAATGGTGGAGAGAAAGAATGAAGAGTCTGGCAGCTCTTTATGACGTTATCCGGGTAGACCATTTTATCGGAATTGTAAATTACTATGCTATTCCAGTTGATTGTCCCACGGCTGTAGAAGGGCAATGGCACATCGGACCGGGCAGAAAACTGACGGAGGCTTTTGTGGAATCCATCGGGGATGCCAAAATTATAGCAGAGGATTTGGGAGTACTTACACCACCGGTAAAGAAGCTGATAAAAGAAACCGGATTTGCCGGTATCAAGGTATTGGAATTCGGACTGGACGGACCGGAGGATAGTGAATATCTTCCCCATAATTATAAGACCTCCAACATTGCTGTCTATACCGGAACTCACGATAATGAAACCCTGGTGGGCTTCTTGCAGAAGAAGAGCTGGACCGAGCTGGAAAGACTCTTGGAATATTTTCAGGTGACAGATTTTCGTCAGTTACCAGAGGCCATTATAAGGGCAGCTTATGCAAGTGTAGCAGATGTCTCCATCATACAGATGCAGGATTTCTTAAAGCTTGATAATTCTGCGAGAATGAATTTCCCCTCCACTGTAGGAGGCAACTGGAAATGGAGACTTGTAAAAGATCAATATCAGGAAATAGACTGTAGAGAACTTGCCCATATGGCTCACATTTATGCAAGAGGAAATTAATTACGAGGTAAAAGTATGGAAAACAATTTTAAACAATATGTAAATACCATTTTGGAACTGGATTACCGCAAAACAGTGAAAGAAGCTGATGCGACGGAGCTTTATCATGCAGTTTCAAAAGCAGTAATGCAGATGATTAAGAAGGACTGGGATAAAGACGCTTCTACCAAAAAGGTTTCTTATCTGTCTGCGGAATTTCTGGTAGGAAGGCTGGTATACAGTAATCTCCTAAACAGTGGGCTATATCATACATACGCAGAAATGATGGGTGAAAATAATCTGGATATCGGGATTTTTGAAGATATCGAAGATGCCGCACTGGGCAACGGAGGACTTGGAAGACTGGCAGCCTGTTTCTTAGATTCCGGTGCCACACTTGGTATTCCGCTAAATGGATATGGGATACGTTACAAATACGGATTGTTCAAACAGTACTTTGAGGATGGTTTCCAAAAGGAAATGCCTGATGACTGGCAGCGGTTCGGAGATCCTTGGTCTATAAGAAAAGACAAGGAAAAAATAAGAATTGATTTTAAGAATCAGTCAGTATATGCAGTGCCTTATGATACACCGGTTATCGGATACGGCGGTAATACCGTGAATTATTTAAGACTGTGGCAGGCGGAACCAATAGAAGAGTTTAACTTTGAACTCTTTAATGAGCAGAAATACGATAAGGCAGTTAAAAACAGGGATGAGGCAGAAGCAATCTCAAGTCTTCTCTATCCTAATGATTCCACGGATGCCGGGAAGAAGCTTCGCTTAAAACAGCAATATTTCTTTTCAGCAGCTTCCGTAAGGGATATGGTAAGCAGATACAAAGAGAAACATGGTAATGACTTCAGCCGCTTCTCGGAAGAATATGCAATTCAATTAAATGATACCCATCCGGTTGTGGCAATCCCTGAATTCTTAAGAATTCTGATGGAAGAAGAGAAGCTTTCCTTTGCAAAGGCTTTCCGCCTTGTAAGAGAGACTTTTGCTTATACAAATCATACCGTTATGGCAGAAGCTTTAGAAAAATGGAGTATTTCTTTATTCCGTGCCGTAATCCCTAATGTGTATAAATATGTAGTTATGCTGCAAAAAGCGCTCTTAAAAGAATTAAGAACTTTTGGTAAGATTACGGAAGATGAACAGCAGGTATATAACATCATAGATGGTGATCTGATCTATATGGCAAGACTGGCTGTGTTTGCATGTCATTCCACCAACGGTGTGGCAGGACTTCATACGGAAATTCTAAAGAAAGATGTATTAAAAGAGTGGTATGAGGTTTATCCCGAGAGGTTTCAGAATAAGACCAATGGTATTACTCAGAGAAGATGGCTTTCCCTTTCCAATATGGAATTATCCGGCTTTATTACTGACAAGATAGGAAATTCCTGGATTTTAAACCTGGACAGTTTAAAAAAGCTGGAAGAGTATAAAGACAATAAACAGGTTATTAAGCAGTATGGAGATATCAAACGCATTAAAAAGCAGCAGCTTGCAGATTATATTAAGAAACAGGAAAATATTCAGATTAGTCCGGATTTTATTTTTGATATCCAGATAAAGAGGCTCCATGAATACAAGCGTCAGCTTCTCAATGCATTTTCCATTATGGATATCTATTTTGGTATCAAGGAAGGAAGCATTAAGGACTTCACTCCAACCCTGTTCCTTTTCGGAGCAAAGGCCGCACCCGGGTATTTCAGAGCAAAAGGAATCATCAAGTATATCAATGAAATTGCAAAGCTTATTGATTCTGATCCGGATGTCAAAGATTTGATGCAGGTAGTATTTGTATCCAATTACAATGTTTCTTATGCACAAAAGCTTGTACCGGCTGCGGATATTTCAGAGCAGATCTCAACAGCAGGAACGGAAGCTTCCGGAACCGGCAATATGAAACTTATGTTAAACGGCGCTGTAACCCTTGGAACTTACGATGGAGCAAATATCGAAATCGTGGAGCAGGCGGGGGAAGAAAATAATTATATCTTTGGAGCTAAGGTAGAAGAAATAGAGAAGATAAAGGATAGTTACAATCCTGTCATGATATATAATGCTGACTCCAGGATTAAGAGAGTTCTGGACACCTTGATTGACGGAACCTTTGATGATAACGGAAGCGGAATGTTTAAGGAACTCTACGATGCAATTCTAAAGGGTGCCAGCTGGCATAAACCGGATCACTACTTCCTGTTATTAGATTTCCTTTCTTATACAGAAGCCAGGCTTAGAGCCAATAAGGATTATAAGGATTCCTTCGAGTTCCACAGAAAATGCTTTATCAATACGGCAAATGCAGGACTTTTCTCCAGTGACAGAACAATAAAAGAGTATGCAAAGGATATCTGGAATATTTAAAGGCACCAGCGCGAAAGCGTTCATGCATAGATACAATATATAACTTATGGGAAAGAGGTATTTAAAATGAAGAAGAGCAGAAAGATTCTTACATTGCTTATGGTTATGGTTCTTGTAATCGGAAGCTTAGCCGGTTGCAAAAGCAAAAACGAAAGCACAGGAAATAACACAAAAACAGATAACGCACAAGCAACGGAGGCTGCTACCGATACTCCGGAAGCAACACAAGCAGCACCTACTGATGTAACTCTTAAAGTGTGGGCACCTCAGGAAGAACAGGAAATCTTAAAGCAGATGTGCGATAATTTTAAGACGGCACATCCGGAATATAATCTTACATTTGATTTCGGTGTAGTATCCGAAGCAGATGCATCCACAGAACTTCAGAAAGACCCAACAGCAGGTGCAGATGTATTTGCATTCGCATCTGACCAGACTTCCGTACTTTCCAATGCAGGTATTTTATATCCTATCACATTAGATGTTGATAAGATTACAGCAGACAATGCACCTGCCTCCATAAAAGCAGCTACCGTAAACGGACAGCTATATGCTTATCCATTTACACCTAACTCCTGGTTCATGTACTATGATAAGAGCAAGTACACAGAAGACGAAGTTGCTTCTCTTGATACTATGATGGCAAAAGATTTAGGAGACAAGGTGAAGAATTTCTCCGTAGACCTTGATAACGGCTGGTATATTTCCGCTTTCTTCTTTGCAAATGGCTGTACATTATTTGGACCTGACGGAACGGATCCAACTTCTTGTACATTTAATGATGATAATGGTGTAGCAGTTGCTGATTACCTTATCAATTTAGCAAAGAGTCCTAAGTTCATGGATGAAGCAGATAACAACACTTTAGCAGCATTTAAAGATGGTACTTTAGCAGCAGCGTGCTCCGGAACATGGAATGCAGATGCTATAAAAGAAGCTTTAGGAGACAACTATGCTGCTACAGCTCTTCCTAAAATTACAATCAATGGACAAGATAAACAGCTGAGTAACTTTGCAGATTTTAAGTTAATTGGTGTCAACTCCCAGACAAAATTTGCGGTTCCTGCTATGCAGTTAGCTGAATACTTAGGGGGCGAAGAGTGCCAGAAGCTTAGATTCGAAAAGAGAAGCATTGCTCCTACAAATACTAAATTAGCTACCGATTCCGCAGTTCTTGCAAATCCTGCTGTAGCAGCATTAAGCCTTCAGGCTTCTTACTCTACCTTACAATCATCCATTCCTCAGATGGGTAATTACTGGACACCTGCTCAGGCATTTGGTGCTGAAATATTAAATGGCACTGTAACAAAGGATAACGCAAAACAGAAACTTGATGACATGGTTAATAGCATACTTTCATCTATTGGCTAATAGATAACTTTTTGAGAGAAGCAGGAAGCTGGGGCTATTGCAATAAAACCCCGCTTCCCTTTTTCTCTGAAATAAAGCTTAGCCGGCTGTGAATGGAGGGCGTGGTTTGAAAATGGATAAAGAGAACATAGGGCAGAAATTTAGCAAAGCCTTCAGGGCATTAGGCCGGTGGTTTGCATTTTTCGGAGAACATTTTATTAAGGGAGATATATTAACGAAGCTCTCTTTTTGCATCCTTGGATTGTCTAATATAATAAGAGGACAGATTATAAAAGGGTTACTCTTTCTTGGAATCGAGGCAGCATATATTTTTTACATGGTTAATACAGGTATCCATTCCCTGGGAGGTTTGAAGGATTTAGGTTCCCGCAAACAGGGTATGGTTATGGATGATAAGCTTGGAATATTTGTAATGCAAAAAGGTGATAATTCCATGCTTATCTTATTGTATGGAGTTGTGGCAATGTCCATTACCATTGCCTTCATCATTTTTTATCGAACAGCTCTTCGTTCTGCTCTTTCTGTACAGAAAGTCAAGGAACGGGGGGGAAGACCAGCTGGCTTTCTGGAAGAAATCAAAGCTTGTTTTGATAAGGATCTTCATAAGACCTTGATGGCATTGCCTGTAACGGGAATACTTCTTTTTACGGTATTGCCGCTGTTCTTTATGATTCTGATTGCTTTTACAAATTATGATCACGATCATCAGCCACCGGGAAATCTGTTCACTTGGGTCGGTCTGCTCAACTTTAAAACTATTTTATTTTCCGGAAAAACAATCTCTCATACCTTCTGGCTGATTTTAGGATGGACTTTTGTATGGGCGGTATTTGCTACCGGTTTAAATTACTTATTTGGAATTTTATTAGCTTTATTGATTAATAGAAAAGAGACAAAAGCAAAAGGTTTATGGCGTACACTTTTTGTAATATCTATCGCGGTACCCCAGTTTGTTTCCCTTTTGGTTGTCAGAACAATGTTAAACAACAGTGGAGCAGTGAATGCTCTGCTGCATCAACTGGGACTGTTAGCTCCCGGTAAATATCTGCCCTTCCTCTCCGATCCTACCTGGGCGAGAATCACGGTCATTATCGTTAACCTATGGGTTGGTATTCCGTATACCATGCTTATTACAACAGGTATCCTCTCCAATATACCTTCAGATTTATATGAATCTGCAAAAGTGGATGGAGCGAAGCCGGTTACTATTTTCTTCAAAATTACGATGCCTTATGTATTGTTTGTAACAACACCTTACCTGATTACGCAGTTTATCGGTAATTTTAATAACTTTAACGTAATATACTTCCTGACGGGAGGAGGTCCTGACAGCTTGTCTTACTATCAGGCAGGAAAGACGGATCTTTTGGTCACCTGGCTATATAAGCTGACTACCGGACAGATGAAAGATTATTCCTTTGCTTCTACAATTGGTATTTTGGTATTTATTATATCAGCAATATTTTCACTGACGACCTACAGAAGAACAGCATCTTATAACAGAGAGGAGGATTTCCAGTAATGAATAGGCCTAACGATTACCGTACAAAAAAAGTTACAAAAAATGTTCTAGCCCATGTACTTTTAGCTGTCCTGGCCTTTATATGGCTGGTACCCATACTCTGGATTGTTATGACCTCCTTCAGCGGGGACAAAGCTTTTTCCAGTAATTTTATACCGAGTAAATTTACTGTGAATAATTTTAAAACCTTGTTTACGGATACAGCACAGTTCTACTTCCTGCGCTGGTTTATGAATACCTTGATTGTTGCCGTATGCTCCTGTATATTGTCAACTTTTTATGTGTTATCCGTGTCCTACGCCATCTCCAGGTTACGTTTTAAGATGAGAAAGCCATATATGAACATAGCACTGATCCTTGGAATGTTTCCGGGATTCATGTCTATGATTGCAGTTTACTATATTTTAAAGGGATTAAATCTGACACAGTCTCTTTTAGCTCTAATACTTGTTTATTCCGGTGGTGCTGGTCTTGGCTTTTACATTGCCAAGGGCTTCTTTGATACCATCCCCCGCTCTATTGATGAAGCGGCATGGCTTGATGGTGCTACCAAATGGAATGTTTTCACCAGAATTACAATACCTTTGTCAAAACCCATTATCATATATACTATCTTAACCTCCTTTATGGCACCTTGGGGAGATTATATCTTCGTAAGTGTAATTATGGGGGATAAATATAATAACTATACGGTAGCGTTGGGACTGTATAGGATGCTGGAGAAGGAGTTCATTACCACTTGGTATAACCGGTTTGCAGCAGGTGCCGTGCTTGTTTCCATACCGATTGCGCTGTTGTTTATCTTCATGCAGAAATATTATGTAGAAGGTATATCAGGAGCGGTAAAGGGTTAAATGAATTAACAAGAATAATTGCAAAATGAGAAAGAGAGAAAGGAACTTAGTTGTTAAGAGCTTTCCCTCTTTCTTGCTACATATAGGGGAAATGCAAATGCAGAGTTTTAATATTTTCTGCGTGCGGAGAAAGGCATGGTTTATCAAAATGAAAAAGAGAGCAAATATTGTAAGTTTAATCTTAATTATGGCTCTGTTCCTTACCGGTTGTACGGCGAATAAAGAAAATACAGCAAAAGAGCCTGCAAATGAGAGTGTTAAAGAGGAAAGTAACAACATGATTACAAATACGGGGGAGTCAAAAGGCGATCATGAAGTTATTAATACCGTTTCGCCTATAGATGATAACAATGGAACCTATTATGAAGTGTTTTTATACTCCTATTACGACAGTAATGGCGATGGAATAGGAGATATCAACGGTTTAATTGACAAGCTGGATTATATCAATGACGGTGATTCCAAAACCACCTCGGATTTGGGGGCCAACGGTATATGGCTTATGCCAATTATGCCGTCAGGCAGTTATCACAAATATGATGTGGAGGATTATTATAATATAGATTCCCAGTATGGTACGCTGGACGATTTTAAGCGCTTGATTGCAGAGTGTAATAAAAGAGGAATTAAGGTGATTTTAGACCTGGTTATCAATCATACCTCGGATAAGAATCCGTGGTTTCAATCTGCATTAAAGAGCCTTGCAATAGAACCTTGCGGAAAGGAGAAATGCACTCATAAGGAGTTGTGCAGAGCACACAATCCTTATGTAAAGTATTACAATTTTGTGGAAGGTAAGCCGCCCAAAGGGAATTATTACAATACAGGGAAAGGTGACTGGTACTACGAGGGAGATTTCAGCAAGAATATGCCGGACCTTAATTTGGACAATGAAGCTTTACGAAAAGATATTGAAGATATCATGAGCTTCTGGCTTGACCTGGGAGTACATGGCTTTCGTTTGGATGCGGCGCTGCACTATTTTGCAGAGGATACAGATAAAAATAACAATGTGCTTTCCTGGATGAATTCCTTTATCAAGAGCAAAAATAAAGATTATTATATGGTTGCCGAGGTATGGACCAATTTCTCCAAGTATGTGCAATATTATAAGAGCGGGATTGACAGTGTTTTTGACTTTGCCTTTGCAACAGAGACCGGTGTTATAGCAAAGACTCTGAATCGCAGCGCGCCTACCCCTCCCGGGCAATATTTTGCACAGGCGTTAAAGCAGGTGCAGGATGGCATAGCAAAATATAATCCCAAGGGCATTGATGCTCCTTTTTTCACAAACCATGATACCGCGAGAGCTTATGGGTATTTCTCAGGGGATATTGACAAGTTGAAAATGGCTGCAGGTATGAATCTTACAATGACAGGAAACGCCTTTGTCTACTATGGTGAAGAGATTGGAATGACCGGCAGCGGCAAAGATGAGAATAAAAGAGCACCCATGTACTGGTCAAACACGGATTCCACAGGGATGACAAAAGGACCGGCTGGTATGGAGGGAACTTCTTATCCTCTTGGGAGCGTAGAAGAACAGGCCAAAGAGGATACTTCTGTATATAACTATTATAAAAACGCCATTGCGTACAGAAACACCATCCCTGGTATTACAAGAGGCACGGTAGAAGTTGTTCCGACGTTAACGAACAGTGATGTAACTGCAATAACTAAAACATATAATGGGAGCAAACTTCTTCTTTTATATAATTTTGGTACGCAATCAAAACAGATTGAATTGAAATCTCTTGGATTTAGTAGGCTTGCAGGTGCTCTGGATACTGGGATAGTAAAGACCGAATTAAAGGATGGAACAGTAACACTGCCGCCTTACTCAATTGGGATTCTGGAATAAAACATATTCAGAAAACAATAAATAATAAGAGAAGGTATGATTTTGGATTAGTTAAGTGAACCTCATAAAAAAAAGCGTGTGAATTTATTCACACGCTTTTCTATACATTAATTACTCAGTTAATTCAGATGAATTTGATGTAGAAATAGTCTTTCCAGTATCGGCATTAATAAAGGTTACTGCAACATTATCTGCTTCTGCTCCATTAAAAGCAGAATACATTAAACCATAGGTGTAAAATAGCATTGGTGCAATGGATTCGTTTAAGGACAATTCGGTAGAGGTAGTAGTTATTGTAAACTCTGTATAATCATCGTTTGCCTTAATATCCTTAAAAGTAGGATAATCTTCCGAACCCACTAATTCTTTCATAGAACTGTTAATAGTATCGGCCATGGATTCCATCATTTCTTTGTGTTGTTTCTTTGTAATAACATAAGTTGCACTGCCATCTGCATTTAAGGTGATTGATTTGTAGCCCTTTTCTTTGCAAAGCTTGTCAAGGTCATCCTGTGTCTGTCCTTCTACATAGGATTTTGGTATGGTTAGTGTGACATTAAATAAGCCTTTATCTACTTCAACGGCACTGTCGGAAGAATCTTTGTCCTTCTGTACATTACTATCAGCCGTATTAGTTACCGATGGATCATTTGTCACAGTATTTTTGCTTGCAGGAGTTTTAGAGCTGCAGGCAGACAGGATTAGCATGGTTGTTATTAGAAGTAAGAATAGTTGCTTTTTCATTTGTTCTCTCCCTATTATTAGTATCAGAATTGATAAAAGATAAGTTACCTATAACGAATGTTTCTATTATATAACATAACCCTACATAAATCCATATAATTCCTATTAAGGTATATGTTGAACCTTTGGGTTAATCCTGTTAACTCAAAAAAACAGTATGACATGCAGCCATACTGTTTCTATAATATATTTACTTTATCTTCTTTTCTTAAGTCTTTTACGCTGCTCTCAAATCAGACCACATTCATCTTCCAGTATTTTTGCTTGTTTTAGGAGAAATTTATATCGTTTTTGGACAGCATTCACTTCATAAATATAGCAGTCGATTAAATCAGGATCTACCACATTCTCAAAATTGGAATAAGCAGATTCCAGAGCAAGCTTTGTCATTTGAATTTCATTCAACAGTGCGGTGTTATCTTGCCTTTTTCTTTTGGCAAATAATTTCATAATTGCTCCATTCCGCCACAAGGCTTATATAAGAAATAGGTTATTTATAGTATAGTCAAGCAATTACCAGAATATACTACATTAAATAGAAAAATATGTTAATTTACAGAAAGGAATTGTATGGAGACGAAGTGGTATTTTCTGGCGGCTATTTTGGCGGTCTGTGTCATTTTACTGTTAATTGGATTTATCAAAAGCCGCTTTGACCTAATTGTAAACTTTATCCTGCGAATATGCCTTGGCTTGCTTGGAATTTATCTTCTTAATACAATTTTAGCCAGCAGTCAGATTAATCTGGGAGTAGGAGTTAATAGTTTAAATGCACTGGTAGTTGGTGTCCTTGGGCTGCCGGGTTTTCTTCTGGTGTATGGTGCGGCAGCATACTTTCATTTTACATAAATGTCACTTTATATAGGGGCTATAAGCTTAAAGTACAAAGCTATTAGCTTAAAAGATAAAGCTATAAGCTTAAAGTACAAAGCTATTAGCTTAAAGGACAAAGCTATAAACTTACAAGTAGCTTTACGAATAAAGATTGAAGCTTTAAGAACATACCTTAAGGAAGAAATGACAGCCAATATTGCTAATGACTAGAAAAAAACAGGGCTGCTGCAAGAAAACAGTCATGCAGCAGCCTATTAAAAGCAAAGGTAAAAAGTTACAAAAAAATAGGATAATATTGTATAATGTCATGAATTTCTAATTCTTTACATTCTTTAAGTTGACAAAATAATACAATCAGGTGTAATATGAGCTCATCTTACAAAACAATGAGGTGAGGAATATCGACTACAGATTCTTTTGCATACTTGCTCTTCTTGCAGTAGCTATAAGAGAAGATTTTAAGTCGTATAAGATACCTAATTACCTGGCAGTCATTGGCATCACAGTGAGTTTTGCTACCTATATGACAGAACATGGAACAGCAGGTATCCTATTTTGGTTTTTGGGAATTCTTTTCCCATTTCTTATTCTGTTTCCCCTATTTTTAATCAGAGCTGTTGGAGCTGGTGATATCAAATTATTTTGTGTTATCGGGGGGTTTTACGGAATAGCATTTGGTTTTCAGATAATTCTTTTATCATTTCTGACAGCGGCGTTTTTTTCTATTATTCTGATAATTCGAAAAGGTCAATTCCAAAAAAGATTATTTGTACTTAAGAACTATATAAGAAAGCTTTACCTGGCAAAGGAAATGCCCGAAAAAGAGCCTAACTGGTACCACTATTATGATAGAGAACTCGAGAAGAATGTGGACAATGGTGTTCTTCACTTTTCAGTTTCAATATTGGTGGGTTTTGTTATATCAGTTTTACTGGCAGTTTTTTTCCCCGGATTGCCTATAGTATCTCTCTTCTCAATTTAACGGGTGTAAATGTTAGGTTATATTTATGCCTGCAGCGCAGGCTTGCAGGCATCTGGAAAGGTATGGTTTCAAATGCATAAAACACTTGCAATCTATGACAGTGATGCTGAATATCTAAAACATCTGGCAGAGTATATTAAAGCGAAGGCCCCGGGGATATTTTACATCAAGCTGTTTACTAAGGAAGAAACGCTTCGGGAGTATCTGGAGGCGGAACCTACAGATATTCTTTTGATTGAGGAAGGAATATCCGGAATCGATGAGATAAAGGCTTATTGCCGGCAGCTGGTATTTCTTACACCGGCCTCGGAGTCAGAGGAGATTACTTCCCTACATAAGATTTATAAATATCAGCCGGGCGAGTCAATACTAAAGGAACTAAAAAAGCTATTACCCGAGGATGAAAAAAATATTGCTGTAAGTCATCTATCGGAAAAGAAAATAATAAGTGTGGTTTCATTATGTTCGGCAAGGTTATGTCAGGGTTTTTCCTTATCCCTATGGGATCAGCAATCCACTAATCAAAAAACTCTATTTACAACTCTTCAAGCCTACCCCCTTTTAAAAGAATTAACTGCACAAAAGGGTGAGAGCGGTTTATCTGAATTTCTTTATTATCTAAAACAAAAATCACCCGGATTATCAAAAAAAATAAAAGAATGCATACAGCAGCAAGGAAAATATGAATATATTAAGGTAGTATCCTTTGGTACGGATATCTTCGAGATAACGGAAGAGGATATTATCAATTGGCTGAACCTTTTATCACAGTTAGAGTATGATATATTTCTATTTGAAGTAGGCTTTCTTAATCAAGCTTCCATTCGGCTCTTGCAGGAGAGCAACGTAATCTATCTTGTTTCGGAAGAGGAAGATATTACAAAGAACCAAACAGAGAGTTTCTTGCAGCAGCTAAGCTTTGCAGGATATGAAGACATTGTTGAGAGAATCGTAAAAATTAAGGCAGATAAACAAAGCTCATGTATTTATGATGAGTACTTAATAAAGGGATTGATAGGCACAGCAGGGAGGGAAATTTGATAAAACAGGAAATTATTGATGAAGTCAGAAAAAAAGTCGATTTATCCCAAGAGATAGAAGATGGGGCGATTCTGGCGGCGGTTGATGAAATTCTGATTCGTAAAGCGAAGGAGGAATTCCTGTCTCTGAAGGAAAAGAATGAACTCAGAAAAGAAATATTTAATACAATTCGCAGACTGGATGTGCTTCAGGAACTCATAGAAGACCCTCAGATAACAGAAATCATGATTAACGGATACCGAACAATATTTGTAGAAAAGGCAGGAAGAATTTTACCTTGGAACAAACAGTTTGACTCTGAGAAAAAACTGGAGGATATTGTTCAGCAGATTGTTGCCAAAACAAACCGAATTGTAAATGAAGCCAGCCCGATAGTAGATACTAGATTGCAGGACGGCTCAAGAGTAAACATCGTGCTGCCGCCCATATCTCTGGAGGGCCCGGTGGTAACTATTCGAAGGTTTCCGGAAAAACCAATTACGATGGAGCTGTTAATTCAGATGGGCTCTATAACCGGGGAGGCGGCAGAGTTTCTAAGAAAACTTGTGTTAGCAGGCTATAATATTTTCATCAGTGGAGGGACGGGTTCCGGTAAGACCACCTTCTTAAATGTATTATCAAATTA
It includes:
- a CDS encoding carbohydrate ABC transporter permease, translated to MDKENIGQKFSKAFRALGRWFAFFGEHFIKGDILTKLSFCILGLSNIIRGQIIKGLLFLGIEAAYIFYMVNTGIHSLGGLKDLGSRKQGMVMDDKLGIFVMQKGDNSMLILLYGVVAMSITIAFIIFYRTALRSALSVQKVKERGGRPAGFLEEIKACFDKDLHKTLMALPVTGILLFTVLPLFFMILIAFTNYDHDHQPPGNLFTWVGLLNFKTILFSGKTISHTFWLILGWTFVWAVFATGLNYLFGILLALLINRKETKAKGLWRTLFVISIAVPQFVSLLVVRTMLNNSGAVNALLHQLGLLAPGKYLPFLSDPTWARITVIIVNLWVGIPYTMLITTGILSNIPSDLYESAKVDGAKPVTIFFKITMPYVLFVTTPYLITQFIGNFNNFNVIYFLTGGGPDSLSYYQAGKTDLLVTWLYKLTTGQMKDYSFASTIGILVFIISAIFSLTTYRRTASYNREEDFQ
- a CDS encoding extracellular solute-binding protein gives rise to the protein MKKSRKILTLLMVMVLVIGSLAGCKSKNESTGNNTKTDNAQATEAATDTPEATQAAPTDVTLKVWAPQEEQEILKQMCDNFKTAHPEYNLTFDFGVVSEADASTELQKDPTAGADVFAFASDQTSVLSNAGILYPITLDVDKITADNAPASIKAATVNGQLYAYPFTPNSWFMYYDKSKYTEDEVASLDTMMAKDLGDKVKNFSVDLDNGWYISAFFFANGCTLFGPDGTDPTSCTFNDDNGVAVADYLINLAKSPKFMDEADNNTLAAFKDGTLAAACSGTWNADAIKEALGDNYAATALPKITINGQDKQLSNFADFKLIGVNSQTKFAVPAMQLAEYLGGEECQKLRFEKRSIAPTNTKLATDSAVLANPAVAALSLQASYSTLQSSIPQMGNYWTPAQAFGAEILNGTVTKDNAKQKLDDMVNSILSSIG
- a CDS encoding sugar ABC transporter permease; the encoded protein is MNRPNDYRTKKVTKNVLAHVLLAVLAFIWLVPILWIVMTSFSGDKAFSSNFIPSKFTVNNFKTLFTDTAQFYFLRWFMNTLIVAVCSCILSTFYVLSVSYAISRLRFKMRKPYMNIALILGMFPGFMSMIAVYYILKGLNLTQSLLALILVYSGGAGLGFYIAKGFFDTIPRSIDEAAWLDGATKWNVFTRITIPLSKPIIIYTILTSFMAPWGDYIFVSVIMGDKYNNYTVALGLYRMLEKEFITTWYNRFAAGAVLVSIPIALLFIFMQKYYVEGISGAVKG
- a CDS encoding glycogen/starch/alpha-glucan phosphorylase encodes the protein MENNFKQYVNTILELDYRKTVKEADATELYHAVSKAVMQMIKKDWDKDASTKKVSYLSAEFLVGRLVYSNLLNSGLYHTYAEMMGENNLDIGIFEDIEDAALGNGGLGRLAACFLDSGATLGIPLNGYGIRYKYGLFKQYFEDGFQKEMPDDWQRFGDPWSIRKDKEKIRIDFKNQSVYAVPYDTPVIGYGGNTVNYLRLWQAEPIEEFNFELFNEQKYDKAVKNRDEAEAISSLLYPNDSTDAGKKLRLKQQYFFSAASVRDMVSRYKEKHGNDFSRFSEEYAIQLNDTHPVVAIPEFLRILMEEEKLSFAKAFRLVRETFAYTNHTVMAEALEKWSISLFRAVIPNVYKYVVMLQKALLKELRTFGKITEDEQQVYNIIDGDLIYMARLAVFACHSTNGVAGLHTEILKKDVLKEWYEVYPERFQNKTNGITQRRWLSLSNMELSGFITDKIGNSWILNLDSLKKLEEYKDNKQVIKQYGDIKRIKKQQLADYIKKQENIQISPDFIFDIQIKRLHEYKRQLLNAFSIMDIYFGIKEGSIKDFTPTLFLFGAKAAPGYFRAKGIIKYINEIAKLIDSDPDVKDLMQVVFVSNYNVSYAQKLVPAADISEQISTAGTEASGTGNMKLMLNGAVTLGTYDGANIEIVEQAGEENNYIFGAKVEEIEKIKDSYNPVMIYNADSRIKRVLDTLIDGTFDDNGSGMFKELYDAILKGASWHKPDHYFLLLDFLSYTEARLRANKDYKDSFEFHRKCFINTANAGLFSSDRTIKEYAKDIWNI
- the malQ gene encoding 4-alpha-glucanotransferase encodes the protein MTENSLKRGAGVLLPVSALPSPYGIGTLGKESYEFIDFLKAGGFTYWQVLPVGPTSYGDSPYQSFSAFAGNPYFIDLDVLIAENLLAQEDVIIADWGDKEDEVDYAKIYNERFLVLKKAFHNSRHKESVEYQKFAEDNEFWLKDYSLYMALKNHFENKEWLLWDKDISYRKQEAVGKYEKLLAEEIDFWKFVQYKFKEQWNRVKKYANINGISIIGDIPLYVAMDSSDVWVHGDLFELDERKKPIHVAGVPPDMFSADGQRWGNPLYRWDVMEKEDFKWWRERMKSLAALYDVIRVDHFIGIVNYYAIPVDCPTAVEGQWHIGPGRKLTEAFVESIGDAKIIAEDLGVLTPPVKKLIKETGFAGIKVLEFGLDGPEDSEYLPHNYKTSNIAVYTGTHDNETLVGFLQKKSWTELERLLEYFQVTDFRQLPEAIIRAAYASVADVSIIQMQDFLKLDNSARMNFPSTVGGNWKWRLVKDQYQEIDCRELAHMAHIYARGN